The following coding sequences lie in one Alloacidobacterium dinghuense genomic window:
- a CDS encoding trypsin-like peptidase domain-containing protein — MKSLLERLRVRRLATTFTILTTLTAGILIGSVVSHGVRGQEAKVDSSDATPLKVPSPRDLSTDFTKIAKEVGPAVVNINTETLPKEQQQGRRRGGAGTQRFRQMPQNPDNGNGDDDDDQDQGQGQGQGQGGMQDFFNRFFGMGPDQGQPDDQAHAALGSGFIVDPKGYIVTNNHVVDKADRIYVKLASDPDGNGPGHPAKVVGVDKATDLAVIKIDADRPLPTVKLGNSESSQVGDWVVAIGSPFSLNQTVTAGIVSAKNRTIEGGPRGQFQHFIQTDAAINPGNSGGPLVNMAGEVVGVNTAIFTQSAGYQGIGFAMPANTVVDVYNALVSPAHKVVRGSIGITFQPTVSSAVQRVYGAKSGVIIRGVTAGMPADKAGLKPGDIITSIDGRSIKDGDDLVNDISGRKPGSTVQLGYLRDGKQSTATVSIIDRTKMEEAQGSGNDEEQNAPGNGTDASQSKLGITVADLPSNAPSALHGVLIQGVKAGSFADEIGLSGLEGYVITSVNKQPVHNKADYNAIISGLKSGSDVVFNVVDPQRPRDGGTLLGGTLP; from the coding sequence ATGAAATCGCTGCTCGAACGGCTTCGTGTACGCCGTCTCGCTACCACTTTTACGATTCTGACCACGCTTACGGCCGGAATTCTGATTGGCTCCGTTGTCTCGCATGGTGTGAGAGGGCAGGAAGCGAAGGTCGACAGTTCCGACGCGACCCCGCTTAAGGTTCCTTCGCCCCGGGATCTTTCGACTGATTTCACCAAGATTGCCAAGGAAGTGGGCCCGGCAGTGGTGAACATCAACACAGAAACCTTGCCCAAGGAACAGCAGCAGGGACGTCGTCGCGGCGGCGCCGGCACCCAGCGCTTCCGCCAGATGCCGCAAAATCCCGATAACGGCAACGGCGACGATGATGACGATCAGGATCAGGGACAAGGCCAGGGCCAGGGCCAAGGCGGCATGCAGGATTTCTTCAACCGCTTTTTTGGCATGGGTCCCGATCAGGGACAGCCAGATGACCAGGCGCATGCCGCGCTTGGTTCCGGCTTCATCGTTGATCCCAAGGGCTACATCGTCACCAACAACCACGTGGTCGACAAAGCGGATCGCATTTATGTGAAGCTGGCGAGCGATCCTGACGGCAACGGACCGGGACATCCGGCGAAGGTGGTCGGCGTCGATAAGGCCACGGATCTCGCAGTGATCAAGATTGACGCGGACCGTCCCCTTCCCACCGTCAAACTGGGCAACTCTGAGAGCTCACAGGTGGGTGATTGGGTGGTTGCGATCGGAAGCCCGTTCAGCCTCAACCAGACGGTAACGGCGGGTATCGTGTCGGCGAAGAACCGCACGATTGAAGGCGGCCCGAGAGGTCAATTCCAGCACTTTATTCAGACCGACGCGGCGATCAACCCCGGCAACTCGGGTGGTCCGCTCGTGAATATGGCAGGTGAGGTGGTCGGCGTAAATACGGCTATCTTTACGCAATCTGCCGGGTATCAGGGCATCGGCTTTGCCATGCCGGCGAATACCGTGGTCGATGTTTATAACGCACTCGTCAGCCCAGCGCATAAGGTTGTGCGCGGATCGATTGGAATCACCTTCCAGCCCACGGTTTCGAGCGCGGTGCAGCGCGTGTATGGCGCGAAGAGCGGCGTGATTATTCGCGGCGTGACTGCGGGTATGCCTGCTGACAAGGCCGGCCTCAAGCCGGGAGACATCATCACAAGCATCGATGGCCGTTCGATCAAGGATGGCGACGATCTGGTGAATGATATTTCCGGGCGCAAGCCGGGCAGCACAGTGCAGCTTGGCTATCTGCGCGATGGCAAGCAGTCCACTGCGACTGTTTCGATCATCGACCGCACGAAGATGGAAGAAGCGCAGGGTTCTGGCAACGATGAAGAGCAGAACGCTCCAGGCAACGGTACGGATGCCTCACAGAGCAAGCTCGGCATTACCGTCGCAGACCTGCCGTCGAATGCACCTTCTGCGCTGCATGGCGTGCTGATCCAGGGTGTCAAGGCTGGGTCGTTTGCCGATGAGATCGGGCTCTCGGGACTTGAGGGATACGTGATTACGTCGGTAAACAAGCAGCCGGTGCACAATAAGGCTGATTACAACGCAATCATTTCCGGACTGAAATCTGGCTCGGATGTGGTCTTCAACGTGGTGGATCCGCAACGCCCGAGAGATGGCGGCACGTTACTCGGCGGAACACTTCCGTAA
- a CDS encoding prolipoprotein diacylglyceryl transferase, which yields MYPFIHIGRFSIGTFGIMLWLAAVAACWVLHRNFRRWKVDADAIGIVAISTVIGVLGAKLWHVLETPQLLVQDPAGMLLDRAGFAWFGGLIAGILALLWQSRGAGLSKLGMLDLAAPAAAVGYGVGRLGCLISGDGDYGIPTNLPWGMSFPNGLVPTTQRVHPTPIYELIAALLIAWILWHRSRPETPRSAGEITGEYLVMTGIARFLIEFIRINPKLYWGMSNAQVAAVGSILAGIALVLLARRTGKAVVPPQPVVESAK from the coding sequence ATGTATCCCTTCATTCATATTGGTCGTTTTTCTATCGGAACATTTGGCATTATGCTCTGGCTCGCGGCCGTCGCAGCCTGCTGGGTACTTCACCGCAATTTTCGGCGATGGAAAGTCGATGCTGATGCTATCGGTATTGTAGCTATCTCCACCGTGATCGGGGTGCTCGGCGCCAAGTTGTGGCACGTGCTTGAAACGCCCCAACTGCTCGTTCAAGATCCAGCGGGAATGCTCCTCGACCGCGCCGGTTTCGCGTGGTTCGGCGGACTGATTGCGGGCATTCTTGCTCTGCTGTGGCAGAGCCGAGGAGCAGGATTGAGCAAGCTTGGCATGCTGGATCTCGCTGCGCCTGCGGCTGCCGTGGGCTATGGTGTTGGTCGTCTCGGCTGTCTTATTTCTGGAGATGGCGATTACGGCATCCCGACCAATCTTCCTTGGGGAATGAGCTTTCCCAATGGTCTGGTGCCAACAACCCAGCGGGTCCATCCAACTCCCATATATGAGCTGATTGCTGCTCTCCTGATTGCATGGATTCTCTGGCATCGCAGCAGGCCCGAAACTCCAAGATCAGCTGGAGAGATTACGGGCGAATACCTCGTCATGACCGGCATCGCGCGTTTTCTCATTGAGTTCATTCGCATCAACCCGAAACTTTACTGGGGCATGAGCAACGCCCAAGTCGCCGCTGTCGGGTCTATCCTTGCAGGAATCGCCCTCGTCCTGTTGGCTCGCCGCACGGGCAAAGCGGTAGTGCCGCCGCAGCCCGTCGTCGAATCCGCCAAGTAG
- a CDS encoding Uma2 family endonuclease, producing MATSAQVAIETYLKTSYHPDRDYVDGEIEERNLGEFDHASVQMALLAWFYARRNEWNVHVLPELRVRVSSTRVRIPDVCLISRDMPTEQVITHPPLVVVEILSPEDRVQRYNDRLEDYRAMGVKNIWVIDPSTQTGFDWVAGWHRTERFEATGTPIFLDVREIFDSLAK from the coding sequence ATGGCTACATCGGCACAGGTGGCAATCGAAACCTATCTCAAGACCTCCTACCATCCCGACCGCGACTATGTAGACGGCGAGATTGAGGAGCGGAATTTGGGCGAGTTCGATCATGCATCTGTTCAGATGGCTTTGCTTGCGTGGTTTTATGCACGCAGAAATGAATGGAATGTTCATGTTCTTCCCGAACTACGTGTAAGGGTATCTTCTACTCGCGTGCGCATTCCGGATGTCTGCCTTATATCGCGTGACATGCCGACTGAACAAGTCATTACGCATCCTCCCTTGGTCGTGGTTGAGATTCTTTCGCCAGAAGACCGCGTGCAGCGCTACAACGATCGGCTGGAAGACTATCGCGCGATGGGCGTGAAGAATATCTGGGTGATCGATCCATCTACGCAGACAGGCTTTGACTGGGTTGCGGGATGGCATAGGACTGAGCGCTTTGAGGCGACGGGGACGCCTATCTTTCTTGATGTTCGGGAGATTTTCGATAGTCTCGCAAAATAA
- the aroA gene encoding 3-phosphoshikimate 1-carboxyvinyltransferase, translating into MLETKTERIVTPARNILGSLRLPGDKSISHRYALLSALASGTTKITNFSTGADCASSLGCAAALGAAVTRRDDGTIEILGSGEFKASSTPLDCGNSGSTMRMLTGLLAATPHTYTLIGDASLSRRPMERVRKPISQMGAEITLTDGHAPVTIRGGKLKAIDYTTPVPSAQVKTAVLFAGLQAEGTTTVHESVRTRDHGELALRAFGAHVDRSADSVSIAGSQALTAIEAAIPGDISSAAFFLCAAALFPGSNLVFDSLGLNPTRATLLDVLTALGAHIGVLNLEEKHGELVGMVQVNAPVNGLTGTTISGALSAQLIDELPVLAAIAPYTQNGIRIRDAKELRVKESDRIALVANNLRAMGAHVEEFEDGLDVPGGQQLHGAEINSGGDHRIAMAFSVAALKASGDTVIQGAESAAISFPEFYELLDQVAER; encoded by the coding sequence ATGCTTGAGACGAAAACCGAACGCATTGTTACGCCTGCACGCAACATTCTCGGCAGCCTACGCCTGCCGGGGGACAAGAGCATCTCACATCGCTACGCATTGTTGAGTGCGCTCGCGTCCGGAACAACGAAGATCACCAACTTCTCAACTGGGGCGGATTGCGCCAGCAGCCTGGGGTGCGCCGCTGCGCTGGGGGCTGCCGTCACTCGCCGGGACGATGGCACGATCGAGATCCTCGGATCGGGCGAATTCAAGGCATCGTCTACTCCTCTGGATTGTGGCAACTCCGGTTCTACGATGCGCATGCTTACGGGGCTGCTTGCTGCTACGCCTCACACGTATACGCTGATCGGCGATGCATCGTTGAGCCGACGTCCGATGGAGCGCGTACGCAAGCCCATCTCGCAGATGGGGGCCGAGATTACGCTCACGGATGGGCATGCTCCGGTGACGATTCGCGGAGGCAAGCTCAAGGCGATTGACTATACGACTCCTGTTCCGAGCGCGCAGGTGAAGACCGCGGTGCTCTTTGCCGGATTGCAGGCTGAGGGGACGACGACTGTGCACGAGTCGGTTCGCACGCGCGACCATGGCGAGCTGGCGTTGCGCGCCTTTGGCGCTCACGTTGATCGCTCGGCGGATTCGGTGAGCATTGCCGGTAGTCAGGCTCTGACGGCGATTGAGGCTGCGATTCCGGGCGATATCTCTTCGGCTGCCTTCTTTCTGTGCGCTGCTGCGCTCTTTCCCGGTTCGAACCTTGTCTTCGACTCGCTTGGGCTGAATCCCACGCGAGCCACGCTGCTTGATGTTCTGACTGCCCTTGGCGCTCATATCGGCGTGCTCAACCTTGAGGAGAAGCACGGCGAATTGGTTGGAATGGTGCAGGTGAATGCTCCGGTGAACGGACTTACGGGAACGACGATTTCCGGTGCGCTTTCAGCGCAATTAATCGATGAATTGCCTGTTTTAGCGGCAATTGCGCCTTACACGCAGAATGGCATTCGCATCCGCGATGCGAAGGAGCTTCGCGTGAAGGAATCGGATCGCATTGCGCTGGTGGCGAACAACCTGCGCGCGATGGGCGCCCATGTTGAGGAGTTCGAGGATGGGCTCGATGTTCCAGGCGGCCAGCAGTTGCACGGCGCAGAGATCAATTCAGGTGGCGATCATCGCATTGCCATGGCGTTTTCTGTGGCTGCGCTGAAGGCCTCGGGCGACACGGTGATTCAGGGCGCGGAGTCGGCTGCGATTTCGTTTCCTGAGTTTTATGAATTGCTGGATCAGGTGGCGGAGCGGTAG
- the hpt gene encoding hypoxanthine phosphoribosyltransferase, translating to MSAPVTLPALKVLFSRQQIADRVAEIGRQIDRDYAGQSIVLLGVLKGAAIFLADLARNISIDCTFDFVAVSSYGKGQKTSGAVKLIKDVDQPIEGKHVIVVEDILDTGLTLDFLHKLFQQHQPRSLRIAALLDKPSRRMVKIEADYVGFKIPNQFVLGYGMDYAERFRNLPDICLMPPDYPE from the coding sequence ATGAGCGCGCCTGTTACTCTCCCTGCCCTCAAAGTTCTCTTCAGCCGACAGCAAATCGCGGATCGAGTTGCGGAGATAGGACGGCAGATCGATCGCGACTATGCGGGCCAAAGCATTGTGCTGCTGGGTGTCCTGAAAGGCGCGGCGATCTTCCTTGCTGACCTGGCGCGCAATATCAGCATCGATTGCACCTTTGATTTCGTCGCTGTTTCAAGCTATGGCAAGGGACAGAAAACCAGCGGAGCCGTAAAGCTCATCAAAGATGTGGATCAGCCAATTGAAGGTAAACACGTCATCGTAGTGGAAGATATTCTCGATACCGGCCTCACGCTCGATTTTCTGCACAAACTCTTTCAACAGCATCAGCCGCGATCTTTGCGCATTGCCGCACTGCTCGATAAGCCTTCGCGACGCATGGTAAAAATTGAGGCGGATTATGTCGGCTTCAAGATTCCCAACCAGTTTGTCCTTGGCTACGGCATGGATTATGCCGAGCGTTTCCGTAATTTACCTGATATCTGTCTCATGCCTCCGGATTATCCGGAGTAG
- a CDS encoding DMT family transporter has product MSRSLRAHLLLTAVVFVWGATFVLIKGALRDVSPLLFNFIRMALAFACLAVVYRAHWKHVTRRAMVSGAVVGFCLAMGYQFQTAGLRLTSPSKSAFITGLVVVLVPLFSGIPLLRPAGAHVPQWNAYLGALVAFVGIVLLTTPAGAGFDFVSVNRGDLLTFGCAVGFALHVLALAHTAPRVPYTQLALLQIGFCALFMAVSGPILEHPSIRWTPRVVVALLIAALLATAAAFTVQSWAQQFLPATHTALILALEPVFAWLTSFVILGERLNLRASAGALLILAGIGFTEFLPNRMQPTAHETVPLN; this is encoded by the coding sequence ATGTCCCGTTCCCTGCGCGCTCACCTGCTCCTTACCGCGGTTGTGTTTGTCTGGGGAGCGACCTTCGTTCTGATCAAGGGCGCGCTGCGGGATGTTTCTCCGCTGCTGTTTAATTTCATTCGCATGGCGCTGGCCTTCGCGTGCCTGGCGGTTGTGTATCGCGCGCACTGGAAACATGTGACGCGACGGGCGATGGTGAGTGGGGCGGTTGTTGGATTCTGTCTGGCGATGGGATATCAATTTCAGACGGCGGGGCTGCGGCTTACAAGTCCTTCGAAATCGGCGTTTATTACCGGACTGGTCGTGGTGCTGGTGCCGTTGTTTTCGGGGATTCCGTTGCTGCGCCCTGCGGGAGCGCACGTTCCGCAGTGGAACGCTTATCTCGGGGCGCTCGTTGCGTTCGTCGGGATTGTTTTGCTGACTACGCCTGCGGGGGCCGGGTTTGATTTTGTGTCTGTGAATCGCGGCGACCTTCTGACATTCGGGTGTGCGGTCGGATTTGCGTTGCATGTGCTGGCGCTGGCGCATACGGCGCCTCGCGTTCCGTATACGCAGCTGGCGCTGTTGCAGATCGGCTTCTGTGCCCTGTTTATGGCGGTGAGCGGTCCGATTCTGGAGCATCCTTCGATCCGGTGGACTCCGCGGGTTGTGGTTGCGCTTTTGATTGCGGCGTTGCTGGCTACTGCTGCTGCGTTCACGGTGCAGTCGTGGGCGCAGCAGTTTCTACCGGCGACGCATACGGCTCTGATTCTGGCGCTTGAGCCGGTTTTTGCGTGGCTAACATCATTTGTCATTTTGGGTGAACGGCTCAACCTGCGGGCGAGCGCGGGGGCGCTGCTGATTCTGGCGGGGATCGGTTTTACAGAATTCCTGCCGAACCGCATGCAACCCACGGCGCATGAAACGGTTCCACTTAACTAG
- a CDS encoding SpoIIE family protein phosphatase, translating into MTKEQAKEQDRTAAKNLPAPERAGGPQTPERRDTDPDFEGDYRPTSQAVAPQVQVRVEPLQTEFLVRLADALNTTLDLQTLLQRTADLVRAVIDYRIFAIMLLNDRTNDLRMRFQIGHTPEAERLRIRVGKGIVGQAAQTREAVLVNDVSKAENYINVHPHVRSELAVPLIVKNRVIGIIDIQSEQLNYFQPEHLHLLKLTASRIGQAIENARLYTRVSRQAQTLQVLNEISREFTSILDLESLLERIGTLLRRIIDYQMFSVWIVNEREQVLENRFALRFGERFYPSEKLPLDGGLVGVAIAERRLIHIPDVRKDPRYRMFNPETRSEMAMPLIYKGKVIGILDIEHTRAHFFNEDHERALTTLAAQIAISIENARLYQRVAQQEQRLESDLAMAREVQLRLLPPFKPKHTRAEFAARFLPARTLGGDLYDFVPYDANRTAIVLGDVSGKAAPAALYAALVSGIMRSEATAHLSPSEMLKTLNDSLQERRVDSQYVTMLYSVWNDENQTLQISNAGSVQPLFCREGEVETIQAEGFPLGMFPSVKYEEFTLSTQPGDSLIFFSDGIADAQNAEGDMFGNERLTAVVKKHQHKSASKIAEAIFNEVGKFQKGVERFDDETVVVLRVL; encoded by the coding sequence GTGACCAAAGAGCAAGCCAAAGAACAAGATCGTACTGCAGCGAAGAATCTCCCTGCGCCTGAGCGCGCGGGGGGACCGCAGACTCCCGAGCGCAGAGATACCGATCCTGACTTTGAGGGCGACTACAGGCCGACTTCTCAGGCGGTCGCACCGCAGGTGCAAGTACGCGTGGAGCCGCTGCAGACGGAATTCCTCGTCCGGCTGGCTGATGCTCTCAATACCACTCTCGATCTCCAAACCTTGCTGCAGCGCACGGCCGACCTGGTTCGTGCGGTTATCGACTATCGCATCTTTGCCATCATGCTGCTCAACGACCGCACCAACGATCTGCGCATGCGTTTTCAGATCGGCCATACGCCGGAAGCCGAGCGTTTGCGCATTCGCGTGGGCAAAGGAATCGTCGGCCAGGCAGCGCAGACACGCGAGGCCGTGCTGGTAAACGACGTCAGCAAAGCGGAGAACTACATCAACGTCCATCCACATGTCCGCTCAGAGTTGGCAGTACCGCTGATCGTCAAGAACCGCGTGATCGGCATCATCGATATCCAATCCGAGCAGCTTAACTACTTTCAGCCCGAACACCTGCATCTACTCAAGCTGACCGCGTCACGCATCGGACAGGCTATTGAGAACGCGCGGCTTTACACGCGCGTCTCGCGGCAAGCACAGACGCTGCAGGTGCTGAACGAGATCAGCCGCGAGTTTACGTCGATCCTGGATCTGGAGTCGCTGCTGGAACGCATCGGCACGCTGCTGCGGCGGATCATCGACTACCAGATGTTCTCAGTATGGATCGTGAACGAGCGTGAGCAGGTGCTTGAGAATCGATTCGCGCTGCGCTTCGGCGAGCGTTTCTATCCGAGCGAAAAGCTGCCGCTCGATGGTGGTTTGGTGGGCGTGGCGATTGCGGAACGTCGGCTGATTCATATTCCCGATGTGCGCAAAGATCCGCGCTATCGCATGTTCAATCCCGAGACGCGCTCGGAGATGGCGATGCCGCTCATTTATAAGGGTAAGGTTATCGGCATCCTCGATATCGAACACACGCGCGCGCACTTCTTCAACGAGGATCATGAACGCGCGCTGACGACACTCGCGGCGCAGATTGCCATCTCTATCGAGAATGCGCGGCTTTACCAGCGCGTTGCACAGCAGGAGCAGCGGCTGGAGAGCGATCTTGCGATGGCACGCGAGGTGCAGTTGCGGTTGTTGCCTCCGTTCAAGCCCAAACATACGCGGGCTGAGTTTGCGGCACGATTTCTGCCTGCGCGGACGCTTGGCGGCGATCTCTATGACTTCGTTCCGTATGATGCGAACCGCACTGCCATCGTGCTGGGCGATGTGAGCGGTAAGGCTGCTCCGGCTGCGCTGTACGCAGCGCTGGTGAGCGGCATTATGCGATCGGAGGCGACAGCGCATCTGTCTCCTTCAGAGATGCTGAAGACTCTGAATGACTCGTTGCAAGAGCGTCGGGTCGATTCGCAGTATGTGACGATGCTCTATTCCGTGTGGAATGACGAAAATCAGACACTGCAGATCTCCAATGCTGGTTCTGTTCAGCCTCTCTTCTGCCGCGAAGGCGAGGTCGAGACGATTCAGGCGGAAGGATTTCCACTCGGAATGTTTCCTAGCGTCAAGTATGAAGAGTTCACTCTTTCAACGCAGCCTGGCGATTCACTCATCTTCTTCTCCGATGGCATCGCCGATGCGCAGAATGCGGAGGGTGACATGTTCGGCAACGAGCGGTTGACGGCTGTGGTCAAGAAGCATCAGCACAAGTCGGCGTCGAAAATTGCAGAGGCCATTTTCAACGAGGTCGGCAAATTTCAAAAAGGCGTCGAACGTTTCGATGACGAGACCGTTGTTGTGCTTCGCGTGCTTTAG
- a CDS encoding TCR/Tet family MFS transporter, producing MSSETPAARSNTALLPDEPHPASGPRRAAVLFILVTVTLDMLAMGMIAPVLPRLVTQFLHGNQTRAAEMYGIFATVWALMQFIFSPLLGSLSDRFGRRPIVLLSNFGLGLDYLVMALAPTLSWLFIGRVISGITSASVPTAMAYIADVTPPAKRSQAFGLISAAFGVGFVLGPALGGILGNISTRLPFYVAGSMSLLNALYGLFILPESLSRERRGRFSWASANPMGSLVLLRPHIELFGLASVIFLGYLAHQVLTSTYVLYADYRYHWSDRTVGLSLAVVGICSAIAGAVLVKPAVKLLGDRNALLLGLVFATAGFAMFGLSQTGLLFWFGIPVMCLWGLSGPTAQSLMTLYVLPDQQGRLQGAVSSIRGLAGLIGPAIFDVRIAIHNYGNAGGRGRREV from the coding sequence ATGAGCAGCGAAACTCCAGCCGCAAGAAGCAACACAGCCCTGCTCCCCGACGAGCCGCACCCCGCAAGCGGCCCACGTCGCGCCGCCGTTCTCTTTATCCTCGTCACCGTTACCCTCGACATGCTGGCGATGGGGATGATCGCGCCCGTCCTGCCGCGCCTCGTCACGCAATTCCTCCACGGCAACCAGACCCGCGCCGCCGAGATGTACGGCATCTTCGCCACTGTCTGGGCGCTCATGCAGTTCATCTTTTCGCCATTGCTCGGATCGCTCTCCGACCGCTTCGGCCGCCGGCCCATCGTGCTGCTCTCAAACTTCGGCCTCGGTCTCGACTATCTCGTGATGGCGCTAGCGCCTACGCTCAGTTGGCTCTTCATTGGACGCGTCATCTCCGGCATCACCTCCGCCAGCGTTCCAACCGCGATGGCCTACATCGCCGACGTCACTCCGCCAGCGAAGCGCTCGCAGGCTTTCGGCCTGATCAGTGCCGCCTTCGGCGTGGGCTTCGTGCTGGGACCCGCACTCGGCGGCATCCTCGGCAACATCAGCACACGGCTGCCATTTTATGTAGCGGGCAGCATGAGCCTGCTGAATGCGCTTTACGGCTTATTCATTCTGCCGGAATCGCTATCGCGCGAGCGACGCGGAAGGTTTTCGTGGGCCAGCGCGAATCCCATGGGTTCACTTGTGCTGCTGCGCCCGCACATCGAACTGTTCGGCCTGGCCTCGGTCATCTTCCTCGGATACCTGGCGCACCAGGTGCTCACCAGCACCTACGTTCTCTATGCCGATTACCGCTATCACTGGAGCGACCGCACTGTAGGCCTCTCGCTCGCCGTCGTCGGCATCTGCTCCGCCATCGCCGGCGCCGTCCTTGTCAAACCCGCCGTGAAATTGCTCGGTGACCGCAACGCGCTTCTGCTTGGCCTCGTATTCGCAACCGCAGGCTTTGCCATGTTCGGCCTTTCGCAAACCGGACTCCTCTTTTGGTTCGGAATCCCCGTCATGTGCCTCTGGGGACTCTCCGGTCCCACCGCGCAGAGCCTCATGACGCTTTACGTCCTACCCGATCAGCAAGGCCGACTGCAAGGTGCGGTGAGCAGTATTCGCGGCCTCGCCGGATTGATCGGGCCCGCGATCTTTGATGTGCGCATCGCCATCCATAATTACGGGAACGCCGGTGGTAGGGGTCGTCGAGAGGTCTGA
- the deoC gene encoding deoxyribose-phosphate aldolase, protein MTTKVVTLEEVEKENGSFDAVAFSQQVLSSGRSLAAVFDHTLLKPEATREQVIKLCEEAAEYRFACAMVNPGWVGTAHTVLASSGVPIGTVLGFPLGASLSVSKREEAVELVKLGAHDLDMVLNIGMLKSGMNERVQQDIRGVVEVAHEAGAIVKVILETCLLSVEEKLRASELVIAAGADFLKTSTGFSTGGATPADVALLRGVAGSRCGVKASGGIRTLADTRVMLEAGANRIGASASVNILRELHQG, encoded by the coding sequence ATGACGACCAAAGTAGTCACCCTAGAAGAAGTAGAGAAAGAGAACGGATCCTTTGATGCCGTTGCTTTCAGCCAGCAAGTACTTTCAAGTGGCCGGTCGCTGGCCGCAGTATTCGATCACACCCTTTTAAAGCCCGAAGCAACACGCGAGCAGGTTATCAAGCTTTGCGAGGAGGCGGCGGAGTATCGTTTCGCCTGCGCCATGGTGAATCCGGGTTGGGTTGGCACAGCGCACACGGTACTCGCGAGCAGTGGGGTTCCCATTGGTACGGTTCTCGGATTCCCGCTGGGCGCTTCACTCTCTGTCTCGAAGCGCGAAGAAGCCGTAGAGTTGGTGAAGCTAGGCGCGCATGATCTCGATATGGTTCTGAATATCGGGATGTTGAAGTCAGGGATGAACGAACGCGTCCAACAGGATATTCGAGGCGTAGTGGAAGTCGCGCATGAGGCTGGCGCCATTGTTAAAGTGATCCTTGAAACCTGTCTGCTCAGTGTCGAAGAGAAGCTGCGCGCTTCAGAGTTGGTCATTGCGGCCGGGGCTGACTTTCTGAAGACGAGCACTGGGTTCTCAACCGGCGGGGCTACTCCGGCAGATGTTGCATTGTTGCGCGGCGTAGCTGGTTCGCGCTGCGGCGTGAAGGCTTCGGGTGGCATACGCACGTTGGCTGATACCCGGGTGATGCTTGAGGCTGGAGCCAACCGGATCGGGGCAAGTGCTTCGGTCAACATTCTGCGCGAACTTCATCAGGGCTGA
- a CDS encoding peptidoglycan-binding domain-containing protein, producing the protein MLFVRACQTILLTAALVAAPAFAERSHRTPTSGHSKKKPVSHKVQGQRGIDPDRAREIQSALIKQNYLSGEPSGQWDSETQTAMQKFQSDNGWQTKLTPDSRALIKLGLGPDHTGTLPTTAKSVDAPQTKSPPSVAEANTLASAHSIQN; encoded by the coding sequence ATGCTTTTTGTTCGAGCCTGCCAGACTATTCTTCTAACCGCGGCCCTTGTTGCTGCTCCCGCATTCGCGGAGCGCAGCCATCGTACGCCGACGTCGGGCCATAGCAAGAAAAAACCCGTTTCACACAAAGTCCAGGGACAACGCGGCATTGATCCTGACCGCGCCCGCGAAATTCAGAGTGCACTCATCAAGCAGAACTATCTGAGCGGCGAACCGTCTGGACAATGGGATTCTGAAACCCAGACAGCGATGCAGAAATTTCAGTCAGACAATGGATGGCAGACCAAGCTCACTCCGGATTCCCGTGCCCTGATCAAGCTGGGGCTAGGGCCGGATCACACGGGTACACTGCCAACCACGGCAAAGTCTGTGGATGCCCCGCAGACGAAATCTCCTCCGTCTGTAGCGGAAGCAAACACGCTCGCTTCGGCGCACTCCATTCAGAACTAA